A single window of Lacerta agilis isolate rLacAgi1 chromosome 12, rLacAgi1.pri, whole genome shotgun sequence DNA harbors:
- the TFPI2 gene encoding tissue factor pathway inhibitor 2 isoform X2: MTRGAHQPRKGPLRRSARPLAVCIAFQKRMNHPRRGLPRLGNTPAAGFGPGGGGGEAGIVYKGATVANVSIGRRPAKRTQRLAAMDLTSGNSRAFLLVVSFVALLEQVWPQSMTGDNREICLQPPLKGPCRGLYVRWYYDRATQTCQEFSFGGCVGNDNNFLSFEECSKTCGRIKKVPKICRLKSDEGICRGLIRKYYFNLETMSCENFYYGGCLGNQNRFDDKDSCMNFCLPKRNIPSFCSNPKDVGICSSSVPRFYYNIDTGDCEEFTYTGCGGNINNFLTRKSCLKACKKGRKKPPATGSKYVVS; this comes from the exons ATGACGCGCGGGGCGCACCAGCCACGCAAGGGACCGCTCCGTCGGTCCGCCCGCCCCCTCGCGGTTTGCATCGCTTTCCAGAAACGGATGAATCACCCCCGCCGAGGCCTCCCTCGTCTGGGAAACACGCCCGCAGCAGGCTTTGGgccaggaggcggcggcggagaaGCCGGGATCGTTTATAAAGGGGCCACTGTGGCCAACGTTTCCATCGGTCGTAGACCAGCCAAACGCACGCAGCGACTTGCAGCGATGGATCTGACTTCTGGAAACTCGCGGGCCTTTCTGTTGGTCGTCTCGTTCGTGGCACTTCTGGAGCAGGTCTGGCCCCAGTCGATGACGGGAG ACAACAGAGAGATCTGTCTACAGCCACCACTTAAAGGACCCTGCCGGGGTTTGTATGTCAGGTGGTACTACGACAGAGCCACCCAAACCTGCCAGGAGTTTAGTTTCGGGGGCTGCGTGGGAAACGACAACAACTTCTTGAGTTTTGAAGAGTGTTCAAAAACTTGCGGGAGAATCAAGA AGGTGCCCAAAATATGCCGACTGAAATCTGATGAAGGAATCTGTAGAGGTTTAATCCGAAAATATTATTTCAACCTTGAGACGATGAGCTGTGAAAATTTTTATTATGGAGGCTGTTTAGGAAACCAGAACCGATTTGACGATAAAGACTCCTgcatgaacttctgcctgccgaAAAGAA aTATCCCCTCCTTTTGCTCTAACCCCAAAGATGTGGGAATTTGTTCGAGTTCAGTTCCTCGCTTTTATTACAACATAGACACAGGAGATTGTGAAGAATTCACCTATACAGGATGTGGAGGAAATATTAACAACTTCCTCACTCGGAAATCATGTCTCAAGGCCTGCAAGAAAG GGAGAAAGAAACCACCTGCTACGGGATCAAAATATGTTGTCTCATAA
- the TFPI2 gene encoding tissue factor pathway inhibitor 2 isoform X1 translates to MTRGAHQPRKGPLRRSARPLAVCIAFQKRMNHPRRGLPRLGNTPAAGFGPGGGGGEAGIVYKGATVANVSIGRRPAKRTQRLAAMDLTSGNSRAFLLVVSFVALLEQVWPQSMTGDNREICLQPPLKGPCRGLYVRWYYDRATQTCQEFSFGGCVGNDNNFLSFEECSKTCGRIKKVPKICRLKSDEGICRGLIRKYYFNLETMSCENFYYGGCLGNQNRFDDKDSCMNFCLPKRNIPSFCSNPKDVGICSSSVPRFYYNIDTGDCEEFTYTGCGGNINNFLTRKSCLKACKKGGRKKPPATGSKYVVS, encoded by the exons ATGACGCGCGGGGCGCACCAGCCACGCAAGGGACCGCTCCGTCGGTCCGCCCGCCCCCTCGCGGTTTGCATCGCTTTCCAGAAACGGATGAATCACCCCCGCCGAGGCCTCCCTCGTCTGGGAAACACGCCCGCAGCAGGCTTTGGgccaggaggcggcggcggagaaGCCGGGATCGTTTATAAAGGGGCCACTGTGGCCAACGTTTCCATCGGTCGTAGACCAGCCAAACGCACGCAGCGACTTGCAGCGATGGATCTGACTTCTGGAAACTCGCGGGCCTTTCTGTTGGTCGTCTCGTTCGTGGCACTTCTGGAGCAGGTCTGGCCCCAGTCGATGACGGGAG ACAACAGAGAGATCTGTCTACAGCCACCACTTAAAGGACCCTGCCGGGGTTTGTATGTCAGGTGGTACTACGACAGAGCCACCCAAACCTGCCAGGAGTTTAGTTTCGGGGGCTGCGTGGGAAACGACAACAACTTCTTGAGTTTTGAAGAGTGTTCAAAAACTTGCGGGAGAATCAAGA AGGTGCCCAAAATATGCCGACTGAAATCTGATGAAGGAATCTGTAGAGGTTTAATCCGAAAATATTATTTCAACCTTGAGACGATGAGCTGTGAAAATTTTTATTATGGAGGCTGTTTAGGAAACCAGAACCGATTTGACGATAAAGACTCCTgcatgaacttctgcctgccgaAAAGAA aTATCCCCTCCTTTTGCTCTAACCCCAAAGATGTGGGAATTTGTTCGAGTTCAGTTCCTCGCTTTTATTACAACATAGACACAGGAGATTGTGAAGAATTCACCTATACAGGATGTGGAGGAAATATTAACAACTTCCTCACTCGGAAATCATGTCTCAAGGCCTGCAAGAAAG GAGGGAGAAAGAAACCACCTGCTACGGGATCAAAATATGTTGTCTCATAA
- the LOC117055975 gene encoding tissue factor pathway inhibitor 2-like — MLKSLFSDSLWSEGYHLAEGQLIPCAFLPPPPSRWGAETRQASAATPLAVPSPPMLLADARDSAPAGDVFCNAPARRAPSPRAATRRPWEDAQFLLKEASAAPRAQRLRRSSTSPALAASRPRRAMGQAAGNSRAFLRAAAFVVLLDHVRLQIPTPDNRELCLESPVPGVCPGSFDRWYYNRAAQDCQRFTYGGCLGNENNFLSFDACIETCGKIKKVPVMCRVKPPQGTWSPLKPKYFFNLETTKCEEFFPKRHSQHPNIFSSKRSCIDTCKLGKRGPSFCSSPKDVGRCFASVRRFYYNISSRTCEAFIYTGCGGNNNNFRTQKDCMNACKHVKVNEVIKLPPIVIQFLFFS; from the exons ATGCTCAAATCCCTGTTCAGTGACTCCTTGTGGTCTGAAGGGTATCACCTTGCTGAAG GGCAGCTCATCCCCTGCGCCTttttgccgccgccgccgtcgaGGTGGGGAGCCGAGACGCGCCAGGCCTCCGCGGCAACCCCGCTCGCCGTGCCCTCGCCTCCAATGCTGCTCGCGGATGCCAGGGACTCTGCTCCCGCCGGGGATGTCTTCTGCAACGCGCCCGCGAGACGCGCGCCCAGCCCTCGAGCCGCGACGAGGAGGCCTTGGGAAGACGCGCAGTTCCTCCTTAAAGAGGCCTCGGCGGCTCCGCGAGCCCAACGTCTCCGTCGTTCGTCGACGAGCCCGGCCCTCGCAGCGAGTCGCCCGCGGCGGGCGATGGGCCAGGCCGCGGGGAACTCGCGCGCCTTTCTGCGAGCCGCCGCCTTCGTGGTGCTCCTAGACCACGTCCGGCTCCAGATCCCGACGCCAG ACAACAGAGAGCTCTGCCTAGAGTCACCGGTGCCCGGAGTCTGCCCAGGTTCATTTGACAGGTGGTACTACAACCGAGCTGCCCAAGACTGCCAGAGGTTTACTTATGGGGGCTGCTTGGGGAACGAAAACAACTTTTTGAGCTTTGATGCTTGTATAGAAACTTGCGGGAAAATCAAGA AAGTGCCTGTAATGTGCCGAGTGAAACCTCCGCAAGGGACCTGGAGCCCCCTGAAGCCGAAATATTTCTTCAACCTCGAGACAACGAAATGCGAGGAATTTTTCCCTAAAAGACATTCACAACACCCTAACATATTTTCCAGTAAAAGATCCTGCATTGACACCTGCAAGTTGGGGAAAA ggggtcCCTCCTTTTGCTCTAGTCCCAAGGATGTGGGACGTTGTTTTGCTTCAGTACGTCGCTTTTACTACAATATATCGAGCAGAACTTGTGAGGCATTCATCTACACAGGATGCGGTGGGAATAATAACAACTTTCGCACACAGAAAGACTGCATGAACGCCTGCAAGCATG tAAAAGTGAATGAAGTGATTAAGTTACCTCCGATTGTGATTCAGTTTCTATTCTTTTCTTAG